A stretch of the Candidatus Jettenia sp. AMX2 genome encodes the following:
- a CDS encoding Na+/H+ antiporter subunit E translates to MFRHSIFLFICLFVFWLMLSGKFNAMFITIGALTSAGITWITLPFMKIPSADEKNGKKAYYAFDLHPVRFFGYMFWLIKEVFIANIKVALILINPRLPIDPQMVTIEIKMDNPIAHVVLANSFILTPGTFTVSVENNRYLLHIITSTHLYVCTREVTVENSRYTIHALTKEAAEKVIEEGTRKIAQKKVKSVFTS, encoded by the coding sequence ATGTTCAGGCATAGTATTTTTTTGTTTATCTGCTTATTTGTTTTTTGGCTGATGCTGTCAGGTAAATTTAATGCAATGTTTATTACTATAGGGGCACTGACTTCGGCGGGCATTACCTGGATTACATTGCCATTCATGAAAATACCCTCTGCCGATGAAAAAAACGGGAAGAAGGCGTATTATGCCTTTGATTTACACCCTGTTAGATTTTTTGGCTATATGTTCTGGCTGATAAAGGAGGTTTTTATAGCAAACATCAAGGTTGCCTTGATCCTAATTAATCCCCGTCTGCCGATTGACCCGCAAATGGTAACGATAGAGATCAAGATGGACAATCCGATTGCTCATGTTGTTTTGGCAAATTCTTTTATTTTAACACCGGGAACCTTTACGGTTAGCGTGGAAAATAACCGGTACCTCCTCCACATTATAACGTCAACTCATTTATATGTTTGCACACGTGAGGTCACCGTAGAAAATAGCCGTTATACCATCCACGCCCTGACAAAAGAAGCTGCTGAAAAAGTGATAGAAGAAGGTACAAGAAAGATCGCACAGAAAAAAGTAAAAAGTGTTTTTACATCCTGA
- a CDS encoding Smr/MutS family protein, whose product MAKLKLDLHEIGKQGHLIEKELNRIIFEAVEKRTALVEIVPGKGSGQLKKTVLRFLNRPNIKRLYHRIDKDSKNFGRIFVYFRH is encoded by the coding sequence ATGGCAAAATTAAAACTCGACCTCCATGAAATAGGCAAACAGGGACATCTAATTGAAAAGGAACTGAACCGGATTATTTTCGAGGCTGTAGAGAAAAGAACCGCTCTGGTAGAAATCGTTCCTGGAAAAGGAAGCGGACAATTAAAGAAGACCGTCTTGCGTTTTCTCAATCGTCCCAACATCAAAAGGCTTTATCACCGGATAGATAAGGACAGCAAAAATTTTGGAAGGATTTTTGTTTATTTCAGGCATTAA
- a CDS encoding monovalent cation/H+ antiporter complex subunit F encodes MDTLFWIMIVGIGPVALMVIYRVIQGPTVYDRLNGLIVISSDMIIILVIVGYIFHRIEMFIDIAVFYAITGFITLVVLAKHLDIKEQS; translated from the coding sequence ATGGATACGCTTTTTTGGATCATGATTGTTGGAATAGGCCCCGTTGCACTGATGGTAATTTACCGGGTAATTCAGGGACCAACAGTCTACGACAGGCTAAACGGTTTGATTGTAATCTCCAGTGATATGATTATTATCCTGGTGATAGTCGGATACATCTTTCACCGGATAGAAATGTTTATCGATATAGCTGTTTTTTACGCTATTACCGGATTTATTACCCTCGTGGTACTGGCAAAACAC